ATAATCGCATGAAGTTCAGACATCGTAGTTGTCGAGACATAGGGTTTAATCAGCAAAGGCGCTTCTGTCGAACCGACAAAAATATTGGCGGCTGCGCTCAACGTTTCCGATCCCGAAGTTTTCAGGGTATATTGCATGAACCGAGCGATCGCCTGTACCATGCGCGGTAAAATTCCATAGTAGTAAAGCACACTAATAAAGGCCGAAAAGAAAATTACCGTCGGCAACACCCGAAAGGCAAAAATATATACCTCATTGTTCACCAACTGGGACGAAAACACAAACTCAGACCCCACATCCGAAAATTCTAAAAACGTCTGGATGCGATCGCCTAAAAAGCGGAACAGAGCCAAGCCGAACGGAACCTTTAGAATCAGCACCGCTAAAACAAACTGTAAACCCAATCCCATAGCTACGACTCGCCAGCGCACTGCCGGACGGTTAACCGAGATGCCATAGGCAAAGGCGACAAAAAAACCGAGTCCCAATACAGAAATAACACGTTCCATTACTGAAGAGCCTATTTACTTTATAGTAAATATTAAACGCTAGTTACTATGCCCCGTCGCGATCGCTATCATGATATTGTCAGAAATGCTCTAATCAAAGAGGGCAGGACAATTACTCACGATCCGCTTATTCTAGGGGATCTTGAACACCGAGTTTATCCCGACCTCGGCGCTGAAAAACGAGCAAGCGATCGCCAGTCCATTAATCTTGCTGTTGAAATTAAAGTCTTTGGCAATATTGGGCAGATTTCAGAACTGGAAAAAGCAATTGGACAATATGTTTTGTATCGTTCTATTTTACAAAGAAGTAGATCTACCCGCCAGCCTTATCTGGCTATTAGCTCAACCATCTATCAACAACTCTTTCAGAAGACCATTATCCAGAATCTAATTGAAGATGAAAAGATTCGTCTCATTGTATTTAATCCAGATTTGGAGGAGATCGAGCAATGGATCGACTAGAGAACTATCGTCATATTATTCGTACCGTTTTAGCCGAACATCTGGAATGGTCGAAATCAAGGGATATTGACGAAACCATCGCTATTTGCGACGAAGAAACGGACAACTATCTGCTGATGAGTGTGGGTTGGAATGGAGATCGCCGCATTCACGGTATTCTGGCTCACCTACGTATCATTGATGGGTTAGTTCATCTCGAACAGAATAATGTAGAATACTTTGCTGAAGATTTAGTTGAGCAAGGAATTCCTGAAGAAGTCCTGGTTCCTGCCTTTTGCTCTCCTCCAACCAGAGAGGCGATCGCTATTCCCAACGACCTGCGGGGGGTGTAAGTATCCGTCATGGGGGCAATTTTCAATTGACTTCGATCTAAATGATATATAATAGAATGCTTGGCTTAAATCTCTAAACATATTTCTAACTCCTAAATACTGCACCTATGAAACTGCCTATCGTTGCCATTATCGGCCGTCCCAATGTCGGCAAATCTACCTTGGTTAATCGGTTAGCCAAAAGACAAGAATCGATTGTGTTTGATGAACCGGGAATTACCCGCGATCGCACCTATCGTTACTGCTATTGGCGCGATCGCGATTTTCAAGTCGTCGATACCGGGGGACTACTCTTCCATGACGATACCGAATTCTTGCCCCTAATTCGCGAACAAGCTCTATTAGCTTTAGCTGAATCTAGCGCCGCCATTTTCCTCGTCGATGGTCAAACTGGGCCTACCCCTGGAGATCTGGAAATTGCCCAATGGTTGCATCAACAATCGATCCCCGTTATTTTAGCGGTGAATAAATGTGAATCTCCAGATCAGGGACTGATTCAAGCCGCCCAATTTTGGGAATTAGGACTAGGCGAACCCTATGCTATTTCCGCCATTCACGGCAATGGAACGGGGGATCTTCTGGATGCTTTACTGCCTCACTTACCGGTGATGGAAAACTGGGAAGAATCCACAGAAACCAAAATCGCCATTGTTGGTCGTCCCAATGTGGGTAAATCGAGTTTACTCAATGCCTTTTTAGGGGAAAAACGGGCGATTGTTAGCCCCATTTCCGGAACCACTAGGGATGCTATTGATACCGTAGTCGAACATGAGAGCAAAACCTACCGCTTGATTGATACTGCTGGCATTCGCAAGAAGAAAAATGTGGAATACGGGCCTGAATTTTTCGGGATCAATCGTGCTTTTAAAGCCATTCGCCGCTCTGATGTGGTATTGCTGGTCATTGATGCGATCGATGGCGTTACCGAACAAGACCAAAAATTGGCGAACCGCATTACTGAAGATGGCCGCGCTTGTGTGATTGTGGTGAACAAATGGGATCAGGTGGAAAAAGACAGCTATACCATTTTGCACTACGAACAACAGGTGCGCGATCGCCTCTACTTCATTGACTGGTCAGAAATGATTTTCGTCAGCGCTCTGACGGGACAACGGGTTCCCAAAATTCTGAAGTTAGTCGATAATGCCGTCAGCGAACATAAACGCCGTGTTTCCACTTCTGTTGTTAATGAAGTCCTGCAAGAAGCCATCAGTTGGCACACTCCCCCCACCAACCGGCAAGGGAAACAGGGCAAAATTTACTATGGCACGCAAGTCAGTAGCCAACCGCCAAGCTTTAGTATTTTTGTCAACGATCCCAAACGGTTGGGAGAAAACTACCGTCGCTATATAGAAGGGCAAATTCGCAAACAACTGGGATTTACCGGTACACCCATTCGTCTCTTTTGGCGAGGCAAAAAAGCCCGTGAGTTGGAAGCAACAGGAGCCAACCGAGCCATCCGAGTTTAAGATAGCGTTGTGCGCTAGGGAATAGGGATAAGAATACAGGATTAATGCATTCCTGTTCATTTGCTGCCCATTTATGCAAGAGGTCTATTGTTCATCGAACCTCCAAGAGTGCCCCTTCTTGTACCTCTTCCTCAATATTGGTTTGAGCGACTAAGCCATTACGAGATCTTACCCTTACTTTTCCTTTGCCATCAATACCAGTCAATACCATGGATGGATTCACTTTCCGTAAATCAACGCCTCCTAACCAGACTTGCGCCATATTTTCTCTGACTTCAGTGACGACGGCTTGAGCGGGGGAGGTTGGGGTTTCAATAGACTTCTTGCAGAAGGTGAGGGAATAGGGAATTAGGGAATAGGGTTGTGGTACATGGCTTTGGTGTTGCACTTTTCCATGGCTAATCCATCAAGCAGATAAGAGCGATCGCGTGGAGCCAGAAACCGGGTTTCTATCAGGATCTTGGCTAATGTTCTCAAGGTAGGGAGAAACTCGGTTTCTTTGTTGAGGGCGATCGCCTTGTCTACCCTAGAGTTGGGGCGATCGCTATACTGAATCATGATGCTGTGAGTAGTGAACGAGTGGTTAAAATATCGTTTCTGGTTAAGGATTTTATCGCAGAGATGGGAACTGTGATCACTTTGATCGATTCACCCACTGCGTTGAAAACTTCCAGGATACAACCGGTTTCTCCGCCGTCGGGGTGGGGAATAAAATCGATCAGGGTGGCGATATCTCCTTGATACATTTCATATTTGGGAACGTCTTGGATTAAGGCAATTTCTTGATAGAGTTCTAGATTCATGGCTTTATTCTCGATAAGGTTTTAGAGTGACAAAATAAAATTGACTATCAATGGCTCGTTTTAGCCAAATGGTAACCACCAGTAATTTACAATAATTTACTCCTTCTAGTTCACCGATAACTTTATAATATGTACCGTATTCATCGGTAATATCTTCCTTGGCTTCATTTTCTTTAATGAAGTTTTGAATGGCAGTTTTTAAATCTTGCCAGTTTTCTAAGTAAAATCCTCCTTGGGCTAAATACTTGGATTTGTCATTTCTCTGTTTCAAGATCAAGAGATATTGGGTTAATTTAGGATCGGGAATGATTGCATCTTCTGGTATCTTCATCGCTCTTTGGTTCAGGTTCTCAAGGTAGGCACAAACCCGGTTTCTTGTTGGTGGCGATCGCTATACTTTGTTAGCCCCCTCTCCCGTGAGAGCGGGTTGGGGGTGAGGGCTGCGATCGCCTTTTTAATTGAGTTTCAACCAGCCGAAAATCTGCTCTATGGTTAAGTCTAACTCAAGTCCGGCTAGGGTTTGGGGGCGATCGCTACCTGTGAGCCATTCGGGAGAGCGATCTCTAAACGAACACCGCAATTCAGGAAAAGCATAAGCAATTTTGTCCGGTTCTGCTTGTTCATTAATTGCGTTGCACAACCTCAGTTGTAATCGACTATGTTTCCCTTTTGGCATCGGTTTTTGGATAATCTCTCCATTGATATATTCGCTCGCAGGTTTAGTTTCCGGGCACTTGAGAAATTTAGATAAATTCTTGACTTGTAGAAGAGTAATAGTCATAGTGTTCCCCTATCGTTAGGAAGGGTAGAGTGGGGAATAAAATCGATCGGGGTGGCAATATCTCCTTGATACATTTCATATTCTGGAATGTCTTGGATTAAAGCCATTTCTTGATATAGTTCTAGATTCATGTTTTTTAGGTTTATTGTACACCACTTGTAGGCTTCTTTGGCGATCGCTACCCTAAAAAGATATCGCAGAGTTGGCAAGGTACGGTTGGCCGTTAATCTCTGAAAAGCAGTTGAAGGCGATCGCAATTGGCTTGGTCGTCGAGAAATTCTCAACCATTATCAGGTAATTTATGAATCGCGATCGCTTCTATCTGCTTGACATTGCCCAAAATGGCCAAGATATCAAGGTTCTATTACCAGTAGAATGAGGAGTAATAGCGATCGCGTGGAATTAGAAACTGGGTTTCTATCAGGATCTTGGTTCAGGTTCTCAAGGTAGGGAGAAACCCGGTTTCTTTATCGATGGCGATCGCGAATGGTAAAATTGGCAGTCTGCGACGATCGGCGACTGAAGACTTACTGAAGACTTACTGAGGCAATCGATCAAACCATAGTAGGATAAGCTATCAACGCATCCTACTCGCTATTCATCACTGTATGCCAACATGGATTTACTGCGATCGCTCCCTATTGGTCTCTATCTCGAAAACCCCACGACTTGGCTCCATCGCCTCGATCCCAGGATTAAACTGATCTGGTTGTTGAGTTTTTTGGCGATCCCAGTCCTTGCAAGTACCCCCTTTCGTCTCATTCTGGTGGGTTTTCTGATTGCCATTACCCTCACGACCTCGATTCCCCTGCGCGTACTGAAGCAACAACTGGGATGGTTACTGATGCTGGGGACTCTGATCGTCTTAATTACCATTGTTGCGCCTGATGGATTAACCGTTGTCCATCAACCCCGGTTACCTGCTATTGAGGACTCTTTCGCACAACCGACCTCCTATCGCTATACTCTGCTTACCCTTAATCTGGGATTTAGCCAGTTAATCATCACCCGTTTATCTCTCGATCTGGGATTACGCTTAGGAACATTAATCTTTACCGTTATTTATAGTACGGGTCTTTTTCTGCTCACTACCGCGCCAGAAGAGGTGACGGCTGCCCTGGAAACCTGGATGTCTCCCCTTAAACGCTGGGGAGTTCCGGTAACGGAAATCACTCTAACCCTGACGCTTTCCCTGCGGTTTATCGCCTTAGTCCTGGAAGAAGTGCAAAATTTAATCCGCTCTATTAATACTCGCGCCATTAATTGGAAGAAATTGGGATTAAAGCGATCTTCGCAAGTCTGGTTAATGGTGGTAGAACGATTGCTAGAAAACCTGCTGCTCAGAGCAGCTCAAATTGCCAGCGCGATGGAAGTGCGAGGCTTTACCCAACCCAATGAGCATAAAGTAGAATGGTATCAGTTCCAATGGCATATCTGGGATGGAGTTGCCCTAATCAGTTTGGTAGGGTTATGGGTAGCTCGTCTAGTCTGGGGACAAATGGGCTAAAGCATGGGGAGTGGGGAGTAGCAGTTAGGGTGGGTATAGGGGGGATTCATGAATCCCCTCTACAGATATAGCCCGAATGCGTAAGTCCTGCCTCATAAAGGAAGCAAAGCGCTATAAGTGACCATCTTTTGGTAGATTGACATACTCCCGTGCCTAAAGGCGAGGGGATTCTGGATTCAAGCAACAGATGCAGGCATAGCCCGTCTTACACTATCTAGCCCAACAGACAATGCCCTGCCTGTTTCCACTATTCTATCAAAAAGCCGTCCTCAAAGGACGGGGCTTTAAACCCAATTTTCTGGTAAAGTAGTTGAAAATTGCTATTCTTTTGTTCAAGGCGAACGGTTTGAGCAGTTATCCCCAAATTTTTTATCCCAGTGTTAATGTGAATGTCTGGCGAAATTTATCTGAGTCATCCTACATTTGGTTTGTTGTTTAGGGTTTGTGTAATAGAGGATCGTAAAGAACTCTTTACCACCCTGTATGCCCAACGATTATTTTTTATCGTGATCGCCAGTCCAGAGGGACTCAAATTTGAGTCGGTAACGCGAGGAGAAGCTCGGATCGTGTTAGAGAATCGTCTGCGATCACTGCGGCGGGAAGGTAAACTTTCCCTTTATGATGAGTTAATGGTGGTTCATAAGCGAACATTCCAATGACTGATTTACAGAACTCCATGGCGAATCGGATCGATCAAATTCGCTCAACTCTTCCGGATCGGGTGCGTCTAATTGCGGTGAGCAAAACGGTTGGGAGTGAACGAATTCGGGAAGCGTACAGAGCAGGAATCCGTGATTTTGGTGAAAGTCGCATCCCAGAAAGTCTTCAGAAACAGGAAGAACTGAAGGATTTAACAGATATTACGTGGCACTTGATTGGCCATTTACAAAGTAACAAGGCGAAAAAGGCGATCGCTAACTTTCCCTGGATTCATTCGGTAGATTCCCTAAAACTCGCCCAACAGCTTAACGAGTTAGCCGAGAACTTAGAGACGAAACCGAAAATTTGTCTGCAAGTGAAAATTGTCCCCGATCCGCAAAAATTTGGTTGGAGTGTCCCAGAACTGCTCAACGACTTGCCAGTTCTTGATCGGTGCGATCGCTTGGATATTCAAGGACTAATGTGTATTCCTCCCTTGGGACTCAATTCAGAACAGACTTATGAAGTTTTCCAACAAACCGCAGAATTAGCTGATAAAATTAAGCAGCAAGATTGGTCGAATCTTCAAATGCACCACCTATCCATGGGCATGTCAGCAGATTATCCTCTGGCGATCCAAGCAGGAGCAACCCTAATCCGTCTGGGAACGACCCTCTTTGGGCAACGAAATCCCTAGAAAATCTCAATATAGCGCTCCGCGCGGTAATCGGTCATTGGTCATTAGGAAAACCGTTTTCCCCTTAAAAGTCGCCCCCATTCAACCCATTGTCAGTATTCCCTCACCTTCATGGAAACCGCTCTAACCTCCGAATACTCGATCTTTGCTCAGACTGTGGATACAAGGAAGTTTAGAGTGACTAAGACTCTAGGGGGTAACGTTGGAGCGATCGCTGGCTGTGGAAAAGTCGCCCAATTCTGTGGAAAGAAGCAGACTAGATCCATCAATTTGCAATTGATGCAAGAAAATGGAAGCTTTCTTGCTAGACTGCATGGTGGGTAATTGAAGATCTCAGTACCAGGCTAAGGAGGTTCTATTAACCATGAATTTATTTTCCAAACTCAGAGACTTTGTAGGTCTGAATGAGCCTGTATATGATTACGGGTATGATGATGAGTTAGATGCTCAAGAGTATCAGAACATCTATAAAGAAGACAATCCCCAACCCGAAGTCGAGGAAGTACCTCAACCGAGAAGACGGTTGCGGGAACGCCCAGAAATGGGCATCGATCCACAAATACCAGGAGCAGCACCGATGAATAATGTGATTGGGATGCCTGGAGCAGCCAATTCTATGTCCGAAGTGGTGGTTATGGAACCCCGCTCATTTGAAGAAATGCCTCAAGCGATCCAAGCTTTGCGGGAAAGAAAATCAGTGGTCTTGAATTTAACGATGATGGACCCGGATCAGGCCCAACGTGCGGTGGATTTTGTGGCGGGTGGAACCTATGCGATCGATGGTCACCAAGAACGAATTGGTGAGAGCATTTTCTTATTCACACCAAGCTGTGTGAGTGTAAAAACGCAAATTGCTGGGATGCAAAACAACCCCCAGTCTCAAGTCCGTCCCGTTCGTCCGACCGCATCATCGCCTTCTCCGAATTGGACGGATAACCCAGCTCAAATGGCTTAGGAGTAAGAGGCAAGAGGCAAGCGGCAAGAGGCAAAAGGCAAGAGACAAAACGGGTTTTTCCGACTGCCGACTGCCGACTGCCGACTCCCCACTCCGTTGATAAAAATAATGGACAATAGATAAATTAGGAATTATGGTGCAACTGGGTATTATTGGGGGCGGGGTAATGGCGGAGGCTATTTTATCCCGTATTTTAGCGGAGAAGATTTATTTAGGAAGTCAGGTACTGGTGAGTGAACCGAGATCCGATCGCCGTCAGGAGTTAGTAGAGCGTTATGGAGTGCAGGTGACGGATAATAATCGGGCGGTGACAGAAGCAACGGAGATGGTGCTGTTAGCCATTAAACCCCAAGTGTTTGACAAAATCGCTACGGAGTTGTCCGGGGTAAAAATGCCGTTGTTGGTTTCTATTTTGGCTGGAGTTCCCATAAGTCGCCTGGAAGCGGCGTTTCTGGATACGGGTGTTATTCGTGTTATGCCCAATGCTCCGGCCACGGTGGGCGCGGGGATGAGTGCGATCGCCTCGGGTTCCCACATCACCCCCGCTCAGTTAGAGCAGACCAAAATCCTATTATCAGCCGTGGGGGAAGTGGTAGAAGTGCCGGAAACCTTGATGGATGCAGTAACTGGACTTTCGGGTTCCGGGCCCGCCTTTGTAGCCTTGACTATTGAGGCGTTATCAGATGGTGGAGTAGCCGCCGGACTGCCAAGGGCGATCGCGACGAAACTAGCTGTACAAACGGTTTTCGGGACAGCACGGATGCTCCAAGAAACCAATTTACATCCCGGAGAACTTAAGGATCGGGTGACCAGTCCTGGAGGAACCACGATCGCCGGAGTCCGGCAACTGGAGTTAGGCGGCCTGCGATCGGCTTTAATGGAGGCCGTTTTAGCGTCCTATGAGCGTTCCCAAGATCTGGGACGATAGAGGGAGATGGGGAGATGGAGATCCTCTATTACCGATTACCGATTACCCAGCGCGAAGCGCTATATTACAATCGCTCCATTGGCCTTGAGGGTGGAGATCGCTGCTTGAGTTAAGCCTTCAATTTCAGAAATATTCATCTCTGCATAGGGAGGTTCGACCCGCAGGGTTTTGATCAATGCTCCCTGATAAACATCCCAGAGTTTAATGGTCTCATCTTCGCTCCCACTGGCTAAGATTTGAGCATCGGCACTTAAGGAAATCGATCGCACCCCTTCGTTATGTCCAGTTAAGGTATGCAAGCAGTCCCCCGTACTCGTATTCCAGATTTTGATGGTGCGATCGCTACTTCCACTGGCTACAATCTCCCCGTTGTGGCTCATTGTCAACGCATGAACCCAATGATAATGAGCCGGTATAGTGTGCAAACACTCTCCCGTTTCCATATTCCAGAGCCGTACCGTAGTATCATCACTCCCACTGGCTAAAATTGAGCCTTGCAAACTCGTAGCTAGCGAACCCACCCAATCCTGATGACCCGTTAAAATTCTCACGCATTCCCCCGTTTGCAGATTCCAGAGACAAATGCTCATATCGTCGCTTCCCGTCGCCAGGAGTTCCCCATTACCACTGAACGCCACTGTGCGAGTCGGACGAGTATGGTCTGTAAACGTATACAAACACTCACCCGTACTAACACTCCAAACCTTAGCCGTTTGGTCGCCGCTTCCTGTGGCGACCAAGGTGCCATCTGGACTAAAGCGAACGCACCAAATAGCATCTTCATGACCGGTTAGCGTCCGGAGTATCTCCCCAGTACTTGCCTCCCATAACTTTACCGTGCGATCGCCGCTCGAACTGGCGACAACCTGACCATCTGGACTAAAATCAACCGACTGTACCGTAGAAGTGTGACCTTCCAAAGTTTTCAGGCATTTTCCGGTTTCCACGCACCAGAGTCGTACCCGGCGATCGAGACTGCCACTCGCTAATTGTTTCCCGTCGGGACTCAAGGCAACTCCCCACATCCAATTGGTATATCCCTGCCAAGTTTTTTGACACTTTCCTGTCCTCACATCCCATAATTTCACAAAATTATTTACGCTGCTACTCGCTAGGGTTTTCCCCCCATCGTGGGGATTAAAGACCACGTCCCAAATCCAATTGTTATGACCGTATAAAACATTCAACATTTCCCCCGTACCCACATCCCACACGACGATGGTCTTATCATCACTGCCACTGGCTAAAAGATTACCATTGGGACTGAAGGCTACGGAATGCACCCCATTCTGATGTCGGTGTAGCGTTTGCAGGCACTCCCCCGTGTCCACCTCCCAAAGCTTAACAGTACAATCATCACTGCTGCTAGCTAAAAGATGACCATTGGGGCTAAACGCCACTGACCAGACCCAGTTGTCGTGACCGGGCAAAACTTGCACTTCACCGGTTTCTAGATCCCACAGGCGGATGGTCATGTCATTACTGCTACTGGCAATCCGTTCACTATGGGGACTAAAGGCTACGCAATACACCCCTTCTGTATGACCGGTTAACGTATGCAGACATTGGGGAGTGTCTAAGTTTTCAAGGCTCCAGATTTTTACCAGGCGATCGGCGGCTCCTGTTGCCAGACGTTGACCGTCGGGACTGAAGACGACCGAGCGCACGGTTTCCTGATGGTCTTGTAAGGTGGCTAAACAGTTTCCATTGGCCAGATTCCAGAGTTTTACGGTTTGGTCAGCGCTTCCACTGGCTAAAAGGTTACCATCGGGACTGAAGGCAATGGAGCGCACCCAACCTTGATGAGCTTGAAGGGTTAAAAAGGGCTGACTGTCATCGAATCCCCAGAGGCGAATTGCCCCGTAGCCATCGCCAATGGCGACTAATCGTTCCTTAGGGCTAACGGCGAGACAGAAGACGGGGCCGAAGATATCGGTAAATACGGAACCGATAAAGTAACATCGGCTAAAGTCGGTGTGGTTGAGGCTGCGTCCTTTGAGGTAGGCTTGGCGGATGGGGAGTTGGGAAAAGTTGGTATGGGAGAGATTAATATTCAGTTGACAGAGGAGGTTGATCAGGTTGCCAGCGGCATATCCGAGGAATTTGGGGTTGGGGGATGGGGCGGAATTTCGCAATTTGTGTAAAAAGTGTTCGACCCAAGGGTGGGGATTTTGGGGATCGATGAGGGTTAGGAGGCGATCGGCAATGGGTTGGAGAATGAGGCGGATTTGGCTTTCGCGCACGTAGTCTTTGGCGGTGGCTTTGATCAGGGCGTGGCTGTTGAAGAGGTTGAGGTTTCCGGTGTGCAGTTCGGTGGAGATTTCTTGGATGAAGCGGTTGGTGAGATATTCCATCACTACGTTTTGCAGGGTGGTGGTGATGGGGGTAAGGCTGCTGGAAATGGATTCAATCAGCGATCGCCCCACTAAAGAGTATAGAATCTCAATCGTTTGCTGGCGATCAGGCTGTAGAGGTTGCGCCATCATGTCTTCTTGCAGGGTTTCTGGGGTGACGGGTTCCCGGTTGATGGCTAACCAATAGAGGATATGCTGTTCTGCCAGGGAGAGGCGCTGCCATTGGCGATCGAGGACTTCGCAGACATCCCCAATGGCGATCGCCTCCCCACGGTTTAAGTAGTCTGCCACATTGCCCCCATACAGCTCTTGAATGCGAGTGGCAATCAGTTTCAGCACCAGGGGATTACCATTACACGACTCGGTGAGTTGGCGATCAATTTCTGCGCTTGCGTCTAAACCCTTTTCCTTCAGAATCTCGGCAACCGCATCCTCATCCAACCCCTGCACTTTCCACACCCTCACCGGCAATTTTGTTCCTTGCAGCGCATTGATTGTCTTCGGTTTTTCCCGACTGGTGAGCATTAAGCACCCTTGATGGTACGTTTCCCCCAACCGCGTCAGGAAGTCGCCATAATCCTCATACCCTGGGCGATAGCGTCCCGATGTCGTCTGCGGTTGCAAAATTGCTTCCACATTATCAAACACGATCGCGCAACGATGTTCCTTGAGATAATCAATCAGTTGGGTAATGCGGCGATGGATCGGTAATTCCCCTGGGTTGTCGGCTTCATGGCTTAACACCTGGTTAATCTCGTCGAGCATCTCGCTCAGGGG
The Roseofilum reptotaenium CS-1145 genome window above contains:
- a CDS encoding WD40 domain-containing protein, with protein sequence MNIPYLNNFQSISAEAFEEKCDRLSTQEKPVLQQFLQNQTDEEIAAFLDKNPGTIRKQIRNIYHKFGIRGNSTTQRYYLISIFFTCKPELVKIPPLTHPDVGAGSVGMGSVRAGSQRSGWESENVGEPAPTWETENMGEIVPTNKQDWGEAPDVSIFHGRNDELETLKQWMIRDRCRVVVLLGIGGIGKTALSVKLAQEVAGDFEAIIWRSLREAPPLSEMLDEINQVLSHEADNPGELPIHRRITQLIDYLKEHRCAIVFDNVEAILQPQTTSGRYRPGYEDYGDFLTRLGETYHQGCLMLTSREKPKTINALQGTKLPVRVWKVQGLDEDAVAEILKEKGLDASAEIDRQLTESCNGNPLVLKLIATRIQELYGGNVADYLNRGEAIAIGDVCEVLDRQWQRLSLAEQHILYWLAINREPVTPETLQEDMMAQPLQPDRQQTIEILYSLVGRSLIESISSSLTPITTTLQNVVMEYLTNRFIQEISTELHTGNLNLFNSHALIKATAKDYVRESQIRLILQPIADRLLTLIDPQNPHPWVEHFLHKLRNSAPSPNPKFLGYAAGNLINLLCQLNINLSHTNFSQLPIRQAYLKGRSLNHTDFSRCYFIGSVFTDIFGPVFCLAVSPKERLVAIGDGYGAIRLWGFDDSQPFLTLQAHQGWVRSIAFSPDGNLLASGSADQTVKLWNLANGNCLATLQDHQETVRSVVFSPDGQRLATGAADRLVKIWSLENLDTPQCLHTLTGHTEGVYCVAFSPHSERIASSSNDMTIRLWDLETGEVQVLPGHDNWVWSVAFSPNGHLLASSSDDCTVKLWEVDTGECLQTLHRHQNGVHSVAFSPNGNLLASGSDDKTIVVWDVGTGEMLNVLYGHNNWIWDVVFNPHDGGKTLASSSVNNFVKLWDVRTGKCQKTWQGYTNWMWGVALSPDGKQLASGSLDRRVRLWCVETGKCLKTLEGHTSTVQSVDFSPDGQVVASSSGDRTVKLWEASTGEILRTLTGHEDAIWCVRFSPDGTLVATGSGDQTAKVWSVSTGECLYTFTDHTRPTRTVAFSGNGELLATGSDDMSICLWNLQTGECVRILTGHQDWVGSLATSLQGSILASGSDDTTVRLWNMETGECLHTIPAHYHWVHALTMSHNGEIVASGSSDRTIKIWNTSTGDCLHTLTGHNEGVRSISLSADAQILASGSEDETIKLWDVYQGALIKTLRVEPPYAEMNISEIEGLTQAAISTLKANGAIVI